From the genome of Bacteroidales bacterium:
TTAAACAGGAACACGGATTGTACGGAATTAAATGGTATGAGTTTCAATTATTAAATTATTTGAAAGCAACAGAAATAGAAGTCGGATTACTGCTCGGTTTTTGAAAAGAAGCAAAATTTAAACGGAAAATCTTTACAAATGACAGAAAATCAGGACATTTAAAATCCGTGTAAATCAGGTTTCTGCGTATTCAAAAAAACAGAAAATAAATTATTTAATTAAACATCAAATATTATCTTTGCACATCAAGAAAAAACTATAATTAAAAATTAAGAAATGAAGAAATATTTTTTAGGATTAGGAGTAACAGCATTAATGTTCGGAAGTTTATTGTTTACAAATTGTGATAAAGGAGAAAGTAACAATAACCAACCTGCAAATGATAATTTGTTTAAAATAGCTTATGTAATGACAGATACCTTGTCGGAAGCATACGAATATTTTAACGACTTACAATCATCTCTTCTTATTGAAAGACAAGAAAAAGAAGCAGAATTAAGCAACAGATACCAAGTATTGCAAAATAAGTTCTTGAAAATTCAAAGAGATGTTCAAAATCGTATGATGACCCCGACAACCGGACAAAAGAAGCAAGAGCAATTAGCTTTACAGCAACAAAAATTGCAACAAGACCAACAAATGTATGAAATGGAGATAATGGAAAAAAGCCAAAAAATGACTTTGCAAATACTTGACAGTATTCAAAACTATCTTTCAATCTACAATAAAGAACATAATTATAACATGATTATTACAAGTGATACTTTGG
Proteins encoded in this window:
- a CDS encoding OmpH family outer membrane protein, whose protein sequence is MKKYFLGLGVTALMFGSLLFTNCDKGESNNNQPANDNLFKIAYVMTDTLSEAYEYFNDLQSSLLIERQEKEAELSNRYQVLQNKFLKIQRDVQNRMMTPTTGQKKQEQLALQQQKLQQDQQMYEMEIMEKSQKMTLQILDSIQNYLSIYNKEHNYNMIITSDTLGSQILYADKEFDITKDVIDGLNKRYRASLGKSEVEEGTE